A portion of the Pedobacter cryoconitis genome contains these proteins:
- a CDS encoding potassium-transporting ATPase subunit F encodes MIALFIIAIAVFIYMIYVLIKPEKF; translated from the coding sequence ATGATCGCACTATTTATTATCGCAATCGCAGTATTTATCTATATGATTTACGTGCTGATTAAACCCGAAAAATTTTAA